One Vanessa cardui chromosome 4, ilVanCard2.1, whole genome shotgun sequence genomic window carries:
- the LOC124544027 gene encoding uncharacterized protein LOC124544027: protein MYAMSTTSTTTSGSRADLTATTVERRVRVVRLLRPRKAAPAFGFSLRGGREYATGFFISKVELNSEAHLQGLKVGDQVVSVNGYRVDDAVHAELVHYITSQSRLKIKVRHVGMIPIKEKDQESLSWQFVSERASLASDVSSSPTLCHNTEHLADLRLSILVPPRAKLGCGICKGPDWKPGIFVQFVREGGIAREAGLRPGDQILSCNGHDFANISFNEAISAMKASGRLELVIREGTGAELVSPESSGYNSSASSAAGERSPAPAAPVIPLAPPAALRRRLASVAEEAADRADRLTMNRIKRRTWDSLDFDWKNKDIHNFDAPSDIEPDYDCPSIPNNPHTYESKSHIKSKTITEYEPTKVTSPLNRTIINLTEDGATIQCSYDNNTTRKNMFPTTQTIREKEKKTIVVEVHHMNTTTCAKTHCNFPPPFVKEIDADSTSITSSATLSSAIAEEIQRRKLNKKTTPEKEVNPIPVKKPNIPKAIDNDQKKHHDALMDEFKKVHRKMFANQDTVNGDLNKENQMDCLDRQSTLPIRKADQLPVELINDKQQDKRELIQKPPPPPPMPFSNGQQNGDHNKSDSDLGKSENHDIIKIPNLRKVGTLNRIPTTDYNNKTDVPIKTRSLKDDNAEVESLESYKLKNPVNVAPKAPSNYFIKAPNGSTTMKKHARPVSVTIGEYVNNIGRKEPSKLDFLNGNKSDTHRMAGDEPITSRLQSELALTLSRSNLRKKTEALGDGGR, encoded by the exons GTTGGCGATCAAGTAGTAAGCGTTAATGGTTACCGAGTGGACGACGCGGTCCACGCAGAGCTGGTCCATTACATCACCTCGCAGTCTAGGCTAAAGATCAAAGTTAGGC aTGTGGGGATGATTCCAATTAaaga AAAAGATCAAGAATCTTTGTCTTGGCAGTTCGTGTCAGAGCGGGCGTCCCTCGCCTCAGACGTATCCTCTTCACCGACATTGTGTCACAACACTGAACACTTGGCGGATTTGCGACTGTCAATCTTAGTGCCACCAAGAGCTAAGCTTGGTTGCGG AATTTGTAAAGGTCCAGATTGGAAACCAGGAATTTTTGTTCAGTTCGTAAGAGAAGGTGGCATTGCGCGAGAAGCTGGTTTAAGACCGGGCGATCAAATCTTATCGTGCAACGGCCACGACTTTgctaatatatcatttaatgaG GCCATATCAGCGATGAAAGCGAGTGGAAGACTCGAGCTCGTCATCCGAGAGGGCACTGGAGCCGAGTTGGTGTCACCTGAGAGCTCTGGATACAATAGCTCTGCATCTTCAGCTGCGGGCGAGCGAAGTCCGGCGCCAGCGGCACCCGTCATACCCCTCGCACCCCCGGCCGCATTGCGACGACGACTCGCAAGCGTAGCTGAAGAAGCCGCGGACAGAGCGGACAG GTTGACGATGAATAGAATAAAACGAAGAACATGGGACAGCTTAGACTTCGATTGGAAGAACAAAGACATTCATAATTTTGACGCACCTTCTGACATAGAGCCTGATTATGATTGTCCCAGCATACCAAATAATCCCCACACGTACGAAAGTAAGTCTCATATCAAAAGTAAAACTATAACGGAATATGAACCTACGAAAGTAACAAGCCCATTAAatagaacaataataaatttaaccgAAGATGGCGCTACAATACAATGTAGTTACGATAACAACACAACTAGGAAGAATATGTTTCCAACGACTCAAACGATTAGAGAAAAAGAGAAGAAAACTATTGTAGTAGAAGTCCATCACATGAATACAACGACTTGTGCTAAAACACATTGCAATTTTCCCCCACCTTTTGTAAAAGAAATTGATGCAGACTCTACCAGTATAACTAGTTCAGCCACGTTATCAAGTGCCATTGCTGAAGAGATACAGAGAAGAAAATTG AACAAGAAAACAACTCCAGAAAAGGAAGTTAATCCAATACCAGTCAAGAAACCCAACATTCCAAAGGCTATAGATAATGACCAAAAAAAGCATCACGACGCATTAATGGACGAATTTAAGAAGGTTCACAGAAAAATGTTTGCGAATCAAGATACGGTGAACGGTGatctaaataaagaaaatcagaTGGACTGTTTG GATCGACAATCAACTCTACCGATTAGGAAAGCTGATCAACTACCAGtggaattaataaatgataaacagCAAGATAAACGAGAATTAATACAGAAGCCTCCTCCTCCACCTCCA ATGCCGTTTTCAAACGGACAACAAAATGGCGACCATAATAAATCTGATAGTGACTTAGGAAAATCGGAAAACCATGACATAATTAAAATACCAAACCTAAGAAAAGTTGGAACATTAAATAGGATACCAACAACcgattataacaataaaacagaTGTGCCGATAAAAACACGAAGCTTAAAAGATGATAATGCTGAAGTGGAATCACTAGAatcctataaattaaaaaatcccGTAAACGTTGCGCCTAAAGCACCttctaattatttcattaaagcaCCAAATGGTTCGACAACTATGAAGAAACATGCACGGCCAGTTTCTGTAACTATAGGAGAATATGTCAACAATATTGGCAGGAAAGAACCATCAAAACTAGATTTTCTAAATGGTAATAAATCCGATACCCATAGAATGGCCGGTGATGAACCAATTACTAGTAGACTTCAATCAGAGTTAGCTCTTACATTATCTAGATCGAATTTACGTAAAAAGACTGAAGCTTTA GGTGATGGAGGTCGATAA
- the LOC124544332 gene encoding uncharacterized protein LOC124544332 has translation MTLITKPYRYLLFSKSYKCFLQSSISIQKVTTNKFHSTTNVYAKLFIEHENKYACNVMQNNGYPVVLTKIDIRKPQTLSEEQYRNILETNWLKENPETIFQLFSSLGEYCSEHNICISSKQFDNYIDALTDCIQVATDEELKSIFYALTKWPETESIRTRNFIEVWAALDDECFKRLKNWSFDEMLSFVSLFYMLNVTKLSSFSSRCLLKFTGKAKQLTKTQIVQTLFFIGIMRKSPPEIHNLEIQVEEKFSEFTVDELAIIAMGLFKSKTPIRSRTLISKLMDKIIENSSQIHEVSLASLLKIIRYSIKKTDNGKMYDMLETLQHETSRLSVMCNVQMALVGSSTLTLHENCLKKIAEAAIVNISTARLKDLERLVLTYGIFNFRPKTKFCLFSKVLDELRNPDRAEEINQHGRSFSCCVAYLCLLNIHAFDLINKILSPDFLQNAYGKHCYQYGREILTIHNTAKIFGKNKVTNILKDNQVVLLSKKYTDYIPNEDYEKQYNISEKMFIDVVNILCDMRGGKNFVTSNHILTHHQRGDIIICDSNEGLPLPVNKAFSERKFGFIREPPDSNKWICLIIAGKNTIIQNTNSPTGHFYTKIKELNALGYHAALVSWNIYSQLEKKDDKMEYLNTVIKEAVNSQL, from the exons ATGACATTGATAACTAAACCTTATCgttacttattattttcaaaaagctATAAATGCTTTTTACAGTCATCAATATCAATTCAAAAAGTGACCACAAATAAATTTCACAGTACTACTAATGTATATGCCAAACTGTTTATTGagcatgaaaataaatatgccTGTAACGTTATGCAAAATAACGGGTACCCAGTAGTTTTGACAAAAATTGACATAAGAAAACCTCAAACTTTGTCTGAAGaacaatatagaaatatactgGAAACCAATTGGTTAAAAGAGAATCCAGAAACAATATTTCAATTGTTCTCAAGCTTAGGTGAATATTGTTCtgaacataatatttgtatatccaGTAAACAGTTTGATAATTATATAGATGCTTTAACAGACTGTATACAAGTAGCTACGGATGAGGAGTTGAAATCAATATTTTACGCTCTTACAAAATGGCCTGAAACTGAGTCCATAAGAACTAGAAATTTCATTGAGGTTTGGGCTGCTCTTGATGACGAATGTTTTAAAAGACTAAAAAATTGGTCATTTGATGAAATGTTAtcatttgtttcattattttatatgcttAACGTGACAAAACTAAGTTCATTTTCATCTAGATGTCTATTGAAATTTACTGGTAAAGCAAAACAACTGACAAAAACTCAAATTgttcaaacattattttttattggaattaTGAGGAAATCTCCACCTGAAATACATAACCTGGAAATTCAAGTAGAAGAAAAATTTTCTGAGTTCACTGTTGATGAACTAGCAATAATTGCAATGGGTCTGTTCAAAAGCAAAACTCCAATAAGAAGCAGAACATTAATTTCCAAATTAATGGACAAAATTATAGAAAACTCTTCTCAGATACATGAAGTTTCACTTGCATCATTACtaaaaattataagatattctataaaaaaaactgacaaCGGTAAAATGTATGACATGCTTGAAACTCTGCAACATGAGACTTCTAGACTGTCCGTTATGTGCAATGTTCAAATGGCATTAGTAGGAAGTTCAACTTTAACATTACATGAGAATTGTCTTAAAAAAATAGCAGAAGCtgcaatagttaatatatcaACTGCCAGATTAAAGGATCTTGAAAGGTTAGTCCTTACATAtgggatttttaattttagaccaaaaacaaaattttgccTTTTTTCTAAGGTACTAGATGAGTTGAGAAATCCAGATCGTGCAGAAGAAATCAACCAACATGGCAGATCATTTTCTTGTTGTGTCGCATACCTCTGTCTCCTTAATATCCAtgcatttgatttaattaataaaattttaagcccAGACTTTTTGCAAAATGCGTATGGCAAACATTGTTATCAGTATGGAAGAGAAATTTTAACGATTCACAATACAGCAaaaatttttggaaaaaataaagttacaaacATTCTTAAGGATAATCAAGTGGTCCTTTTATCAAAAAAGTATACAGATTATATACCAAATGAAGactatgaaaaacaatataatatatcagaAAAGATGTTTATAgatgttgttaatattttatgtgacaTGCGTGGTGGTAAAAACTTTGTAACTAGTAATCATATTCTTACCCACCATCAAAGAGGag atataataatttgtgaTAGTAATGAAGGGTTGCCACTACCAGTTAATAAAGCTTTTTCAGAAAGAAAATTTGGTTTTATTAGGGAACCCCCTGATAGTAACAAGTggatatgtttaataattgcaGGCAAAAACACCATAATTCAAAATACAAATTCCCCAACTGGACATTTTTACACTAAAATCAAGGAACTAAATGCGCTAGGATATCATGCAGCTTTA GTGAGCTGGAATATTTATAGTCAATTAGAAAAAAAGGATGACAAAATGGAATATCTAAACACCGTCATAAAAGAAGCTGTAAATAGTCAATTATGA